Proteins encoded in a region of the Streptomyces akebiae genome:
- a CDS encoding WD40/YVTN/BNR-like repeat-containing protein yields MTTGLAAVALAAALAVPAQARGDARPPHWELKETGTDVRFRGLAAVSRNHAWLAGSAGTVLRTGDGGRTWRNVSPPGAQDLQFRDIEAFDARRAVVLAIGEGEASRVYRTDDGGATWTESFRNTDPRAFYDCLTFFDPRHGLAMSDPVDGRFRILATEDGGRSWKVLPNEGMPPALEGEAGFAASGQCLVRSGPRDVWLATGGAARARVLHSADRGLTWTVADTPVPAGDPARGVFALAFRDRKHGIAVGGDYRADQPSPRAAATTGDAGRAWTTAAQPPPAYRSGVAWLPHSRTTALAVGPTGTDLTTDGGRTWRTVDTGSYDTVDCTPDRGCWAAGERGRVARLEK; encoded by the coding sequence ATGACGACGGGCCTGGCCGCGGTGGCACTCGCCGCCGCCCTGGCAGTGCCCGCACAGGCGCGGGGGGACGCCCGTCCACCGCACTGGGAACTGAAGGAGACCGGCACTGACGTGCGCTTTCGCGGTCTGGCCGCGGTCAGCCGGAACCACGCGTGGCTGGCGGGTTCCGCCGGCACCGTGCTCCGCACCGGCGACGGGGGCAGGACCTGGCGCAACGTCTCACCGCCCGGCGCACAGGATCTGCAGTTCCGGGACATCGAGGCATTCGACGCACGCAGGGCGGTCGTCCTGGCCATCGGCGAGGGCGAGGCCTCCCGCGTGTACCGCACGGACGACGGCGGTGCGACGTGGACCGAGTCCTTCCGCAACACCGATCCGCGCGCCTTCTACGACTGCCTCACCTTCTTCGACCCCCGCCATGGGCTCGCCATGAGCGACCCGGTGGACGGGAGATTCCGCATCCTGGCCACCGAGGACGGCGGCCGCTCCTGGAAGGTCCTGCCGAACGAGGGCATGCCCCCGGCCCTGGAGGGTGAGGCGGGCTTCGCGGCGAGCGGGCAGTGCCTGGTCCGTTCGGGGCCGCGCGACGTCTGGCTGGCGACCGGAGGGGCGGCACGCGCGCGCGTGCTGCACTCCGCCGACCGGGGGCTCACCTGGACGGTCGCCGACACGCCCGTGCCGGCCGGCGATCCGGCCCGGGGCGTCTTCGCGCTGGCCTTCCGCGACCGGAAGCACGGCATCGCCGTCGGCGGCGACTACCGCGCCGACCAGCCGTCCCCGCGGGCCGCGGCCACCACGGGCGACGCGGGCCGCGCCTGGACGACGGCCGCGCAGCCGCCGCCCGCCTACCGGTCGGGCGTCGCCTGGCTCCCGCACAGCCGGACGACCGCTCTCGCCGTCGGCCCCACCGGCACCGATCTGACCACCGACGGCGGCCGCACCTGGCGCACGGTCGACACCGGGTCGTACGACACGGTCGACTGCACCCCGGACCGGGGCTGCTGGGCGGCGGGGGAGCGGGGGCGGGTGGCCCGGCTGGAGAAGTGA
- a CDS encoding CaiB/BaiF CoA transferase family protein, with protein MSVAKTPGHGPLAGVRVVELAGIGPGPFAAMLLGDLGADVVRVDRPGGAGLAVNPQYDVTNRNKRSVIVDLKSPDGPDAVLGLAERADILIEGYRPGVAERLGVGPETCHARNPRLVYGRMTGWGQQGPLAQRAGHDIAYIALTGTLGMTGAPGTPPVAPANLLGDYAGGSLYLVVGVLAALHHARATGDGQVVDAAIVDGTSHLSAMIHGMLAAGGWQDRRAANLLDGGCPFYGTYETADGRYVAVGALEQQFYEEFVDLLGIGDRAPARKDTAAWGDLREAVAARFKTRTRDEWTAVFEGSDACVAPVLSLREAPHHAHLAARGTFTDFGGITQPAPAPRFSATHTSVRTGPAQPGADTADVAHDWGIAGLLPDRRAVDGPAKDTD; from the coding sequence ATGTCAGTGGCGAAGACGCCCGGGCACGGTCCGCTCGCCGGTGTGCGCGTGGTCGAACTCGCGGGCATCGGCCCGGGACCGTTCGCCGCCATGCTCCTCGGTGATCTCGGTGCCGACGTCGTCCGCGTCGACCGGCCGGGCGGCGCGGGCCTCGCGGTGAACCCGCAGTACGACGTCACCAACCGCAACAAGCGGTCGGTGATCGTCGACCTGAAGTCCCCGGACGGCCCGGACGCCGTCCTCGGCCTGGCCGAACGCGCCGACATCCTGATCGAGGGCTACCGGCCGGGCGTCGCCGAACGCCTCGGCGTCGGCCCCGAGACCTGCCACGCCCGCAACCCGAGACTGGTCTACGGCCGGATGACCGGCTGGGGCCAGCAGGGCCCGCTCGCCCAGCGCGCCGGCCACGACATCGCGTACATCGCCCTGACCGGCACCCTCGGCATGACCGGAGCACCGGGCACCCCGCCCGTCGCTCCCGCCAACCTCCTCGGCGACTACGCGGGCGGCTCCCTCTATCTCGTCGTCGGCGTCCTCGCCGCCCTCCACCACGCCCGCGCCACCGGCGACGGGCAGGTCGTGGACGCGGCCATCGTCGACGGCACCTCGCACCTGTCCGCGATGATCCACGGCATGCTCGCCGCCGGCGGCTGGCAGGACCGCCGCGCCGCCAACCTCCTCGACGGCGGCTGCCCCTTCTACGGCACCTACGAGACCGCCGACGGCCGGTACGTCGCCGTGGGCGCCCTTGAACAGCAGTTCTACGAGGAGTTCGTGGACCTCCTGGGCATCGGGGACCGGGCCCCGGCCCGCAAGGACACAGCCGCCTGGGGTGACCTGCGCGAGGCGGTCGCGGCCCGCTTCAAGACCCGTACGAGGGACGAGTGGACGGCCGTCTTCGAGGGCTCCGACGCCTGTGTGGCCCCCGTCCTGTCGCTCCGCGAGGCCCCGCACCACGCGCATCTCGCGGCCCGGGGCACCTTCACCGACTTCGGCGGCATCACCCAGCCCGCCCCCGCGCCCCGCTTCTCCGCCACCCACACCTCGGTCCGCACCGGACCCGCCCAGCCGGGCGCCGACACGGCGGACGTCGCCCACGACTGGGGCATAGCGGGCCTCCTGCCCGACAGGCGGGCCGTGGACGGCCCCGCGAAGGACACCGACTGA
- a CDS encoding MmcQ/YjbR family DNA-binding protein, with protein sequence MTVPKNALKKWEKVREFALGMPGAAEEFPWGESVAKVNKKVFVFLGTDDGGYPLGVTVKLRDEETHAHALTCPGAEPAGYGLGRSGWVRVPLEEQGAPGAELLCDWVEESYRVIAPKRLIAELDAR encoded by the coding sequence GTGACCGTACCGAAGAACGCCCTGAAAAAATGGGAGAAGGTGCGCGAGTTCGCCCTCGGGATGCCCGGCGCGGCCGAGGAGTTCCCGTGGGGCGAGAGCGTCGCGAAGGTCAACAAGAAGGTGTTCGTGTTCCTCGGGACCGATGACGGCGGCTATCCGCTGGGCGTCACCGTCAAGCTCAGGGACGAGGAGACGCATGCCCACGCCCTGACCTGTCCGGGCGCCGAACCCGCGGGGTACGGCCTGGGCAGGTCCGGCTGGGTGCGTGTCCCGCTGGAGGAGCAGGGTGCCCCGGGCGCGGAGCTGCTGTGCGACTGGGTGGAGGAGAGCTACCGCGTGATCGCCCCGAAGCGGCTGATAGCGGAGCTGGACGCCCGCTGA
- a CDS encoding WhiB family transcriptional regulator, whose amino-acid sequence MHNDTITPIDRAWQERALCAQTGADFFFPEPGSSVREAKRICGMCEMRTACLEYALSNDERFGVWGGLSEKERLRLRRSDNG is encoded by the coding sequence ATGCACAACGACACGATCACCCCGATCGACCGTGCCTGGCAGGAGCGGGCGCTGTGTGCGCAGACGGGGGCAGACTTCTTCTTTCCCGAGCCCGGCAGCTCGGTGCGTGAGGCGAAGCGCATCTGCGGCATGTGCGAGATGCGTACCGCATGTCTCGAGTACGCGCTGTCCAACGACGAACGGTTCGGCGTCTGGGGCGGACTCTCCGAGAAGGAGAGACTGCGACTCCGCCGCAGCGACAACGGCTGA
- the ddaH gene encoding dimethylargininase, whose translation MPSKKALVRRPSPRLAEGLVTHVERTEVDVDLAVEQWEAYGEALRDHGWETIEVEPADDCPDSVFVEDTVVMYKNVALIARPGAESRRDETEGIEEAVAALGCSVNWVWAPGTLEGGDVLKVGDTVFVGRGGRTNAAGIQQLRAAFEPLGARVVSAPVSKVLHLKSAVTALPDGTVVGHIPKMDTPSLFGRFLPVPEEAGAHVVLLGGDKLLMAASAPKTAELYSDLGYEPVVVDISEFEKLEGCVTCLSVRLRGLYA comes from the coding sequence GTGCCCAGCAAGAAGGCCCTCGTCCGCCGCCCCAGCCCCCGCCTGGCCGAAGGCCTCGTCACGCACGTCGAGCGCACGGAGGTGGACGTCGACCTCGCGGTCGAGCAGTGGGAGGCGTACGGCGAAGCCCTGCGTGACCACGGCTGGGAGACGATCGAGGTGGAGCCGGCCGACGACTGCCCGGACTCGGTGTTCGTCGAGGACACCGTCGTCATGTACAAGAACGTGGCGCTGATCGCACGCCCCGGAGCCGAGTCCCGGCGGGACGAGACCGAGGGGATCGAGGAGGCCGTGGCCGCGCTCGGCTGCTCGGTGAACTGGGTCTGGGCCCCGGGCACGCTGGAGGGCGGTGACGTCCTCAAGGTCGGCGACACCGTGTTCGTGGGGCGGGGCGGGCGCACCAACGCGGCCGGGATCCAGCAGCTGCGGGCCGCGTTCGAGCCGCTCGGCGCGCGGGTGGTCTCCGCGCCGGTGAGCAAGGTGCTGCATCTGAAGTCGGCGGTCACGGCGCTGCCCGACGGCACGGTCGTCGGGCACATCCCGAAGATGGACACCCCGTCGCTGTTCGGGCGTTTCCTGCCGGTGCCGGAGGAGGCCGGGGCCCATGTCGTGCTCCTCGGCGGCGACAAGCTGCTGATGGCGGCGAGTGCGCCGAAGACGGCCGAGCTGTACTCCGACCTCGGCTACGAGCCCGTCGTGGTCGACATCAGCGAGTTCGAGAAGCTCGAGGGCTGTGTGACATGCCTCTCGGTGCGGCTGCGCGGACTGTACGCCTGA
- the mmpA gene encoding morphogenic membrane protein MmpA, giving the protein MTTHRAPKPAASPTQSVERAVTTGLLLAVLAGLAWIAGMVYTLTGWAQ; this is encoded by the coding sequence ATGACGACGCACCGAGCCCCGAAGCCCGCCGCCAGCCCCACCCAGTCCGTCGAGCGTGCCGTGACGACCGGCCTGCTCCTCGCCGTGCTCGCGGGACTGGCCTGGATCGCCGGGATGGTCTACACGCTGACCGGGTGGGCGCAGTAG
- a CDS encoding endonuclease V produces MTTVRIPAGWPATEEQALAVQDELRGRVVLDEGGPPPGTGRVTGVDVAYDDERDVVVAAAVVLDAATLDVVAEATATGQVSFPYVPGLLAFREIPTVLAALDALPCDPGLVVCDGYGLAHPRRFGLAAHLGVLTGLPTIGVAKNPFTFTYDAPGAVRGSASPLLAGTEEVGRALRTRDGVKPVFVSVGHRVGLDNACAHTLALTPSYRLPETTRRADSLCRRALRTTTA; encoded by the coding sequence ATGACGACCGTACGCATCCCCGCGGGCTGGCCCGCCACCGAAGAACAAGCCCTGGCCGTGCAGGACGAGTTGCGGGGCAGGGTCGTCCTCGACGAGGGCGGACCGCCGCCGGGCACCGGACGGGTCACCGGCGTCGACGTGGCGTACGACGACGAGCGGGACGTGGTCGTGGCGGCGGCCGTGGTGCTGGACGCGGCCACCCTCGACGTGGTCGCCGAGGCCACGGCGACCGGGCAGGTCTCCTTCCCCTACGTCCCCGGTCTGCTCGCCTTCCGCGAGATCCCGACGGTGCTGGCCGCGCTCGACGCGCTGCCGTGCGACCCCGGTCTCGTCGTCTGTGACGGCTACGGCCTCGCTCATCCGCGCCGCTTCGGCCTCGCCGCGCACCTCGGCGTCCTCACCGGCCTGCCCACGATCGGCGTCGCCAAGAACCCCTTCACCTTCACCTACGACGCCCCGGGCGCCGTACGCGGCAGCGCGTCCCCGCTCCTCGCGGGCACCGAGGAGGTCGGCCGCGCCCTGCGCACCCGTGACGGCGTCAAGCCGGTCTTCGTCTCCGTCGGCCACCGCGTCGGCCTCGACAACGCCTGCGCCCACACCCTCGCCCTCACCCCGTCCTACCGCCTCCCGGAAACGACGCGCCGAGCCGACTCCCTCTGCCGCCGGGCCCTGCGGACCACGACCGCCTGA
- a CDS encoding plasmid stabilization protein has translation MPRGSSPKRERQYEHIKESAEDRGESESRAKEIAARTVNKERARSGESKTASRSSTQDMSSSKRGGQRSHKGSEGPTYDQLYAEAKRRNIQGRSDMNKSQLKRALGDK, from the coding sequence ATGCCACGCGGTTCGAGCCCGAAGAGGGAACGCCAGTACGAGCACATCAAGGAGAGCGCCGAGGACCGCGGTGAGAGCGAGTCCCGCGCCAAGGAGATAGCCGCCCGGACCGTGAACAAGGAGCGCGCCCGCTCCGGCGAGTCGAAGACCGCGAGCCGCAGCTCGACCCAGGACATGTCGTCGAGCAAGCGCGGCGGGCAACGTTCGCACAAGGGATCCGAGGGGCCCACGTACGACCAGCTCTACGCCGAGGCCAAGCGACGGAACATCCAGGGCCGTTCGGACATGAACAAGAGCCAGCTCAAGCGCGCCCTCGGCGACAAGTAG
- a CDS encoding SDR family NAD(P)-dependent oxidoreductase, with protein MSDDGGIAEDGGIAEDGGITEDELAAFHRTVGRLRALPVDDPVRLRAERVAASFARDGWKRRRKALSARKSAADAAVMAATATGALDRREDAPLPERAAGGGGVLLKSRHCYVCKTSYRHVDPFYHRLCPDCAADNTARRALGTDLSGRRALLTGGRVKIGFQLALMMLRDGAELLVTSRFPHDTVRRFRAEPGSAKWLDRLTVVAVDLRDPRQVLGLCEQLRQEGEPLDILVNNAAQTVRRPPESYALLAAGEYDTLPEGARQAPGFTPMRMLGAGAATLPVVLREADEAGLLPDPAPENSWSARLGELDPAEVLETQLVNSLAPALLCDRLLPLLLASPRPRRYVVNVTAVEGRFAVRNKTAGHPHTNMAKAALNMLTRTSAAELADQGVHMCAVDTGWITDENPAPKKHRMAGAGFRTPLDIVDGAARVYDPIVRGEAGDPVSGVFLKDYREAEW; from the coding sequence ATGAGCGACGACGGCGGCATCGCCGAGGACGGCGGCATCGCCGAGGACGGCGGCATCACCGAGGACGAACTGGCGGCCTTCCACCGTACGGTCGGCCGGCTGCGGGCGCTGCCCGTCGACGACCCCGTGCGGCTACGGGCCGAGCGGGTCGCCGCGTCCTTCGCGCGCGACGGTTGGAAGCGGCGCCGTAAAGCGCTCAGCGCCCGGAAGTCCGCCGCGGACGCCGCCGTGATGGCCGCGACAGCCACCGGAGCCCTGGACCGGCGCGAGGACGCCCCGCTGCCGGAGCGGGCGGCGGGCGGCGGGGGAGTCCTTCTGAAGTCGCGTCACTGCTATGTCTGCAAGACGTCCTATCGACACGTCGACCCGTTCTACCACCGGCTGTGCCCGGACTGCGCCGCCGACAACACCGCCCGCCGCGCCCTCGGCACCGACCTGAGCGGGCGCCGCGCGCTGCTCACCGGCGGCCGGGTGAAGATCGGCTTCCAGCTGGCCCTGATGATGCTGCGCGACGGCGCCGAGCTGCTCGTCACCAGTCGCTTCCCGCACGACACCGTGCGCCGCTTCCGCGCCGAGCCCGGCAGCGCGAAGTGGCTCGACCGGCTGACCGTCGTCGCCGTGGACCTGCGGGACCCGCGCCAAGTACTGGGCCTGTGCGAGCAGTTGAGGCAGGAGGGTGAGCCGCTCGACATCCTGGTCAACAACGCGGCCCAGACGGTGAGGCGGCCGCCGGAGTCGTACGCGCTGCTGGCCGCCGGGGAGTACGACACGCTGCCCGAAGGGGCGCGGCAGGCACCGGGGTTCACGCCGATGCGGATGCTGGGGGCCGGGGCCGCCACCCTGCCCGTCGTGTTGCGCGAGGCCGACGAGGCCGGGCTGCTGCCCGACCCCGCCCCGGAGAACTCCTGGTCGGCGCGGCTGGGGGAGCTCGACCCGGCGGAGGTCCTGGAGACCCAGCTGGTCAACTCCCTCGCCCCGGCGCTCCTCTGCGACCGCCTGCTGCCGCTGCTGCTCGCTTCCCCACGCCCCCGCCGTTACGTGGTCAACGTGACCGCCGTAGAGGGCCGTTTCGCCGTGCGCAACAAGACGGCCGGGCATCCGCACACCAACATGGCCAAGGCCGCCCTCAACATGCTCACCCGTACCAGCGCCGCCGAACTCGCGGACCAGGGCGTCCACATGTGCGCCGTCGACACCGGCTGGATCACCGACGAGAACCCCGCCCCCAAGAAACACCGCATGGCCGGCGCCGGCTTCCGGACCCCGCTCGACATCGTCGACGGCGCGGCCCGCGTCTACGACCCGATCGTGCGCGGCGAGGCGGGCGACCCGGTCTCGGGAGTGTTCCTCAAGGACTACCGGGAGGCCGAGTGGTGA
- a CDS encoding spore wall synthesis regulator SsgD: protein MSIVIEQPVEARLVAAAPRMPSIPATLHYDRRDPFAVRMTFPAPATLEGVEVCWTFARELLVTGMEDSVGFGDVRVRPYGYDRLVLEFHAPEGTAVVHVHADEVRRFLERSMDLVPLGLEHHQVDLDHDLAELMRDAC, encoded by the coding sequence TTGTCCATCGTCATCGAGCAGCCCGTCGAGGCCCGTCTCGTCGCCGCCGCGCCGCGGATGCCGAGCATTCCCGCAACGCTCCACTACGACCGTCGCGATCCCTTCGCCGTCCGTATGACCTTCCCCGCCCCGGCCACGCTGGAGGGCGTCGAGGTCTGCTGGACCTTCGCCCGCGAGCTGCTCGTCACCGGCATGGAGGACTCGGTCGGCTTCGGCGACGTACGGGTCCGCCCGTACGGCTACGACCGGCTGGTCCTGGAGTTCCACGCCCCCGAGGGCACGGCCGTGGTGCACGTCCACGCCGATGAGGTACGCCGCTTCCTGGAGCGTTCGATGGATCTGGTGCCGCTCGGGCTGGAACACCACCAGGTCGACCTGGACCACGACCTGGCGGAACTGATGCGCGACGCCTGCTGA
- a CDS encoding saccharopine dehydrogenase family protein, with product MSKGQGRAERAYDIVLYGATGFVGELTARYLAENAPEGLSWAIAGRNAEKLAALRERLPGGAGIGVLRADGSDPDAVRELARQARVVATTVGPYITHGEELVAACADEGTDYLDLTGEPEFVDLTYVRHDARARETGARIVHAAGFDSIPHDLGVYFTVRQLPEDVPITVDGFVRAEGMFSGGTFNSALTGFSRGRQTMAAAQDRKRHEPRLVGRRAYAPVSAPRFAKEVGAWALPLPTIDAQVVQRSARALRRYGPDFRYRHYAAVRTLPFAVGGVAFVGALVAAAQVPPVRRWLGDRLKPGEGPSAEKRAKSWFSVRFVGEGGGRRVFTEVAGGDPGYGETAKMFAESALCLAFDDLPATAGQVTTAVAMGDALIERLRAAGITFRVAATR from the coding sequence ATGAGCAAGGGGCAGGGCAGGGCCGAGCGGGCGTACGACATCGTGCTCTACGGGGCCACGGGGTTCGTCGGGGAGCTCACCGCGCGGTATCTCGCCGAGAACGCGCCCGAGGGGCTGAGCTGGGCGATCGCGGGGCGCAACGCGGAGAAGCTCGCCGCGCTGCGTGAGCGGCTGCCCGGAGGAGCGGGGATCGGTGTGCTCCGGGCGGACGGGTCCGATCCGGACGCCGTGCGCGAACTCGCCCGCCAGGCCCGCGTGGTGGCCACGACCGTCGGGCCGTACATCACCCACGGCGAGGAGTTGGTGGCCGCCTGCGCGGACGAGGGCACCGACTATCTGGATCTCACCGGTGAACCCGAGTTCGTCGATCTCACGTACGTGCGGCACGACGCACGCGCGCGTGAGACCGGCGCCCGCATCGTGCACGCGGCCGGCTTCGACTCGATACCGCACGACCTGGGCGTGTACTTCACGGTGCGGCAGCTCCCGGAGGACGTGCCGATCACCGTGGACGGTTTCGTGCGCGCCGAGGGCATGTTCTCGGGCGGCACGTTCAACTCCGCGCTCACCGGGTTCTCCCGCGGCCGGCAGACGATGGCCGCCGCGCAGGACCGCAAGCGGCACGAACCGCGCCTCGTGGGCCGCCGGGCGTACGCGCCGGTGAGCGCGCCCCGGTTCGCCAAGGAGGTCGGGGCGTGGGCGCTGCCACTGCCGACCATCGACGCGCAGGTGGTGCAGCGCTCGGCGCGCGCCCTGCGGCGCTACGGTCCGGACTTCCGCTACCGCCACTACGCGGCCGTCAGGACGCTCCCCTTCGCCGTGGGCGGCGTCGCGTTCGTCGGCGCGCTCGTCGCCGCCGCCCAGGTGCCGCCCGTACGGCGCTGGTTGGGCGACCGGCTCAAGCCGGGTGAGGGCCCGAGTGCGGAGAAGCGGGCGAAGAGCTGGTTCTCGGTGCGTTTCGTCGGCGAGGGCGGCGGACGCCGGGTCTTCACGGAGGTCGCGGGCGGTGACCCCGGCTACGGCGAGACGGCGAAGATGTTCGCCGAGTCCGCCCTGTGCCTGGCCTTCGACGACCTCCCCGCCACGGCGGGACAGGTCACGACGGCGGTCGCGATGGGCGACGCGCTGATCGAGCGGCTGCGCGCGGCGGGGATCACGTTCCGGGTGGCGGCGACCCGGTGA
- a CDS encoding ABC-F family ATP-binding cassette domain-containing protein, translated as MSTPLSLTCASLSFAWPDGTPVFDDLQIAFGPGRTGLVGVNGSGKSTLLKLMAGELTPSDGTVRVAGEVGYLPQNVTLDTGLKVDEALGIATARAALHAIEAGDVAEEHFATVGDDWDVEERALATLGQLGLGHVDLDRTIGEVSGGESVLLRLAALLLRRPDVLLLDEPTNNLDLYARRRLYDAVEAWSGVMVVVSHDRELLDLVDQIADLHAGEVTWYGGNFTAYEEALATEQEAAERMVRVAESDLKKQKRELVDAQVKLARRKRFGQKMQDQKRVPKIVAGARKRAAQESAGKHRILHEERLAGAKERLDEAVEAVRDEDEIRVELPYTAVPPGRGVLTLLDLELKYGARVKGGLDLRGPERIALVGRNGSGKTTLLRTIAGELEPVSGETKAHVPMRFLPQRLDVLDDELTVAENVARFAPDATNNRIRARLARFLFRGARADQQAATLSGGERFRAALAALMLAEPAPQLLMLDEPTNNLDMASVRQLTTALEGYEGALIVASHDLPFLESIGITRWLLMEEGELRATTPEEIGTAG; from the coding sequence ATGTCTACTCCCCTTTCCCTCACCTGCGCCTCCCTGTCCTTCGCCTGGCCCGACGGCACCCCCGTCTTCGACGATCTGCAGATCGCCTTCGGCCCCGGTCGGACCGGGCTGGTCGGCGTCAACGGGTCGGGGAAATCGACCCTGTTGAAGCTGATGGCCGGTGAACTCACCCCGTCCGACGGCACCGTCCGGGTGGCCGGCGAGGTCGGCTACCTCCCGCAGAACGTCACGCTCGACACCGGCCTCAAGGTCGACGAGGCGCTCGGCATCGCCACCGCCCGCGCCGCGCTGCACGCCATCGAGGCGGGTGACGTGGCCGAGGAGCACTTCGCGACGGTCGGCGACGACTGGGACGTCGAGGAGCGCGCACTGGCGACCCTCGGCCAACTCGGGCTGGGCCACGTCGACCTGGACCGCACCATCGGTGAGGTCTCCGGCGGCGAGTCGGTGCTGCTGCGGCTGGCCGCACTGCTGCTGCGCCGCCCGGACGTCCTCCTCCTGGACGAGCCGACCAACAACCTCGACCTGTACGCGCGGCGCCGGCTGTACGACGCGGTCGAGGCGTGGTCCGGGGTGATGGTCGTGGTCAGCCACGACCGCGAACTCCTGGACCTGGTCGACCAGATCGCCGATCTGCACGCCGGCGAGGTCACCTGGTACGGCGGCAACTTCACCGCGTACGAGGAGGCGCTCGCCACCGAACAGGAGGCGGCCGAGCGGATGGTCCGGGTCGCCGAGTCCGATCTGAAGAAGCAGAAGCGCGAACTCGTCGACGCACAGGTCAAGTTGGCCCGGCGCAAACGGTTCGGGCAGAAGATGCAGGACCAGAAGCGGGTACCGAAGATCGTCGCGGGCGCACGCAAGCGGGCCGCCCAGGAGTCCGCGGGCAAACACCGCATCCTGCACGAGGAGCGGCTCGCCGGGGCGAAGGAACGTCTGGACGAGGCGGTGGAGGCCGTACGGGACGAGGACGAGATCCGCGTCGAGCTGCCGTACACGGCCGTGCCGCCGGGCCGTGGCGTCCTCACCCTGCTGGACCTGGAACTGAAGTACGGCGCCCGGGTGAAGGGCGGCCTCGACCTGCGCGGCCCGGAGCGGATCGCCCTGGTCGGCCGCAACGGCTCGGGCAAGACCACGCTGCTGCGGACGATCGCGGGCGAGCTGGAGCCGGTGAGCGGCGAGACGAAGGCGCACGTGCCGATGCGGTTCCTGCCGCAGCGGCTCGACGTCCTCGACGACGAGCTGACGGTCGCCGAGAACGTGGCCCGGTTCGCGCCGGACGCCACCAACAACCGGATCCGGGCGCGCCTGGCCCGCTTCCTGTTCCGTGGCGCCCGTGCCGACCAGCAGGCGGCCACGCTCTCGGGCGGGGAGCGCTTCCGGGCCGCCCTCGCCGCCCTGATGCTCGCCGAGCCCGCCCCGCAGCTGCTGATGCTGGACGAGCCGACGAACAACCTGGACATGGCGAGCGTGCGACAGCTGACGACCGCGCTGGAGGGGTACGAGGGCGCCCTGATCGTGGCCAGCCACGACCTGCCGTTCCTGGAGTCGATCGGGATCACCCGGTGGCTGCTGATGGAGGAGGGAGAGCTGCGGGCGACCACGCCGGAGGAGATCGGGACGGCGGGCTGA
- a CDS encoding acyl-ACP desaturase, with protein sequence MSITSPHLGSPSGEWTDARLLYALEEVVEKELNRHLKVTKDWMPHEYVPWSDGRNFPGFFEDGEAWEKGQSKVSEVGRIALVVNLLTEDNLPSYHHEIATLFGRDGAWGTWVHRWTAEEGRHGIVMRDYLLASRAVDPDKLEEFRMSHMSEGFESDNRHSMLHTVAYVAFQELATRVSHRNTGHHSGDPVCDRMLARIATDENLHMIFYRNLLKAAFEFAPDLTMQAVRDVVVGFRMPGHGMPGFERAAAQMAIGEVYNMRIHHDDVLAPVIRFLKIMEIDGLGPEGMKAQEELGLYMGGLDAEARKFDEKLAARKARMAARAGA encoded by the coding sequence GTGTCGATCACTTCTCCCCACCTCGGCAGCCCGTCCGGCGAATGGACCGACGCGCGGCTGCTGTACGCACTGGAGGAAGTCGTCGAGAAGGAACTCAACCGGCATCTGAAGGTCACCAAGGACTGGATGCCGCACGAGTACGTGCCGTGGAGCGACGGCCGCAACTTCCCCGGTTTCTTCGAGGACGGCGAGGCCTGGGAGAAGGGGCAGTCGAAGGTCTCCGAGGTGGGCCGGATCGCCCTCGTGGTGAACCTGCTGACCGAGGACAACCTGCCGAGCTACCACCACGAGATCGCCACCCTCTTCGGCCGTGACGGCGCCTGGGGTACCTGGGTGCACCGCTGGACCGCGGAGGAGGGCCGGCACGGCATCGTGATGCGCGACTACCTGCTCGCCTCGCGCGCGGTGGACCCGGACAAGCTCGAAGAGTTCCGGATGTCCCACATGAGCGAGGGCTTCGAGTCGGACAACCGCCACTCGATGCTCCACACGGTCGCGTACGTCGCCTTCCAGGAGCTCGCCACCCGTGTCTCGCACCGCAACACCGGCCACCACTCCGGTGACCCCGTGTGCGACCGCATGCTGGCGCGCATCGCGACCGACGAGAACCTCCACATGATCTTCTACCGGAACCTGCTGAAGGCCGCGTTCGAGTTCGCCCCCGACCTCACCATGCAGGCCGTCCGCGATGTCGTCGTCGGCTTCCGGATGCCCGGCCACGGCATGCCCGGCTTCGAGCGCGCCGCCGCGCAGATGGCCATCGGCGAGGTCTACAACATGCGCATCCACCACGACGACGTCCTCGCGCCCGTCATCCGCTTCCTGAAGATCATGGAGATCGACGGCCTCGGCCCCGAGGGCATGAAGGCGCAGGAGGAGCTCGGCCTCTACATGGGCGGTCTCGACGCGGAGGCCCGCAAGTTCGACGAGAAGCTGGCCGCGCGCAAGGCCCGGATGGCGGCGCGCGCCGGGGCGTGA